Proteins encoded within one genomic window of Halomonas sp. YLGW01:
- a CDS encoding LysR substrate-binding domain-containing protein, producing the protein MTARHLPSTTTMQCFEAAARHMSFTRAAEELSLTQSAISKQVAQLEHYLQHKLFRRVRRTLVLTPEGSLYLTEVRKILAQIEMSANTIMTYSGHSEVLRVATLPTFGTAWLTAHLPAFFEAYPSISLNVTDRVQAFDLEQEDIDVAFFHGHGRWPNLECHKLFDEEVVAVGAPDYLDRLRLASATDLIEARLLHLSTRPDAWHRWFAEQGITTHRSYHGTRFETFQMLLRTVIAGGGLALMPRFLVEDELAAGRLGCAWPHVLQGPDAYYLVYPEPLGELAKVRHFVSHVLACAGSA; encoded by the coding sequence ATGACGGCCCGCCATCTGCCCTCGACCACCACCATGCAATGCTTCGAGGCGGCGGCCCGCCACATGAGCTTCACCCGGGCGGCCGAGGAACTGAGCCTGACTCAGAGTGCGATCAGCAAGCAGGTCGCGCAGCTGGAACACTATCTTCAGCACAAGTTGTTCCGCCGCGTGCGGCGCACGCTGGTGCTGACGCCCGAGGGCTCTCTGTACCTCACCGAGGTACGCAAGATACTGGCGCAGATCGAGATGTCGGCGAACACCATCATGACCTACAGCGGGCATAGCGAGGTGTTGCGGGTGGCGACCCTGCCGACCTTCGGCACCGCCTGGCTGACCGCTCACCTGCCGGCCTTCTTCGAGGCGTATCCGAGCATCAGCCTGAATGTCACCGACCGGGTGCAGGCCTTCGATCTCGAGCAGGAAGACATCGATGTGGCCTTCTTTCACGGCCATGGCCGCTGGCCCAATCTGGAGTGTCACAAGCTGTTTGACGAGGAGGTGGTCGCCGTCGGGGCACCTGACTATCTCGATCGGCTGCGGCTGGCCTCGGCCACGGACCTGATCGAGGCTCGCCTGTTGCATCTCTCCACCCGCCCTGACGCCTGGCACCGCTGGTTTGCCGAGCAGGGCATCACCACCCATCGCAGCTATCACGGCACGCGCTTCGAGACCTTCCAGATGTTGCTGCGAACCGTGATCGCAGGGGGTGGCCTGGCGCTGATGCCGCGTTTTCTCGTCGAGGATGAACTCGCCGCAGGGCGGCTAGGCTGTGCGTGGCCTCATGTGCTACAGGGGCCCGACGCCTATTACCTGGTCTATCCCGAACCCTTGGGGGAACTCGCCAAGGTGCGTCACTTCGTGTCGCATGTCCTGGCCTGTGCCGGGAGCGCCTGA